The Caenorhabditis elegans chromosome II genome has a segment encoding these proteins:
- the F58E1.13 gene encoding Cytochrome b (Confirmed by transcript evidence), translating into MQIIANSNKIVLVINYITHNNELIYTPQGLKFSKFVANNQNKVDIYIKETVSEKPEFDITHPTPCWSFRVYNSSYSGFYWLETMSELQNVINCHN; encoded by the exons ATGCAGATTATTGCCAACTCCAATAAA attgtcCTAGTGATCAACTATATCACGCACAATAACGAGTTGATCTACACCCCACAGGGcctcaaattttcgaaattcgtCGCCAATAACCAGAATAAAGTCGACATTTATATTA AGGAAACCGTAAGCGAGAAGCCCGAATTCGACATCACACATCCGACTCCATGCTGGAGCTTCCGTGTCTACAACAGTTCGTACTCGGGATTCTACTGGCTGGAGACGATGTCGGAACTTCAAAATGTTATCAACTGCcataattaa
- the fbxc-22 gene encoding F-box C protein (Confirmed by transcript evidence): MENSKWLEPVIRYLKAGPRFQISERCPSIRPLEKNTVMHIKLLQLCQNAVNIDNSLLYEVAVVEDHLHPIRLDLDEYCAVDMDMQVEQKSSEILVDNRSEEFARSNIDYEQDLITREQQRIANLPNEEERVKPCAALDRRIKIHQMKSLRSISRITKIPALTVGLNPIEHHMSFSIHRTKSGNNGYLDKISTIHEERLTYDKKLHDAQFYVLQKLFEGRSSINVRTLSIDSIGILRIPSNLNLKFQGLGCYEYEPDKILKALCPFFTTSSLPLKWLRICSVPEIPNPIVNSAKELFLYKKDRLITLFNLKVTVLTYDMKSVEEPAELVEKWLTDGKQIGTEFTLTVIREIKAKILLDHVKRKFEKRIVRLEELNGETTSVTLSMNNSAELVVQKHFRTVKLKVQSSREEEK; encoded by the exons atggaaaattcaaaatggctGGAACCCGTGATTCGATACTTGAAAGCAGGGCCAAG ATTTCAAATCTCCGAACGTTGTCCATCGATTCGTCCTTTGGAGAAAAACACCGTGATGCACATTAAACTGCTGCAGCTTTGTCAAAATGCAGTCAATATTGACAACAGTCTGCTCTACGAAGTAGCGGTTGTCGAAGATCACTTACATCCGATAAGGTTAGATTTGGATGAATATTGCGCAGTTGATATGGATATGCAAGTCGAACAGAAATCAAGTGAGATATTGGTTGATAATCGGAGTGAGGAGTTCGCGCGCTCGAATATTGATTACGAGCAGGATCTTATTACTCGGGAGCAGCAAAGAATTGCAAACTTGCCAAATGAAGAAGAACGAGTAAAACCTTGTGCTGCTCTAGATAGAAGAATAAAAATCCATCAGATGAAATCTCTGCGCTCGATATCTCGTATAACTAAAATTCCAGCTCTCACCGTTGGCCTAAACCCCATCGAGCATCACATGAGTTTTTCTATACACAGAACTAAATCTGGCAACAACGGATACTTAGATAAAATTTCCACTATTCACGAAGAACGGCTAACCTACGATAAGAAGCTTCACGATGCTCAGTTCTACGTCCTCCAGAAGCTGTTCGAGGGAAGAAGCAGTATCAATGTCCGCACACTGAGTATTGACTCCATCGGCATTCTCCGTATACCTTCCAACTtgaatttgaagtttcaagGTTTGGGCTGCTATGAATATGAAcctgacaaaattttgaaagcgcTTTGTCCGTTTTTTACAACATCCAGCTTACCACTAAAATGGTTGCGAATATGTTCAGTGCCAGAAATTCCAAACCCAATTGTCAACAGTGCTAAAGAACTGTTTCTTTACAAAAAAGACAGGCTGATAACGTTGTTCAACTTGAAAGTCACTGTCTTAACCTATGATATGAAGTCAGTAGAAGAGCCCGCGGAGCTCGTCGAAAAATGGTTGACAGACGGAAAACAGATTGGTACAGAGTTCACACTCACAGTAATTCGAGaaattaaagcaaaaataCTGCTTGATCATGTGAAGAGGAAGTTCGAGAAGAGAATCGTACGGCTGGAAGA ATTGAATGGGGAGACTACCAGTGTCACCTTGTCGATGAACAACTCTGCGGAGCTAGTtgtccaaaaacattttaggaCGGTGAAGTTGAAGGTCCAGTCAAGCcgtgaagaagaaaaatga
- the fbxc-26 gene encoding F-box C protein (Confirmed by transcript evidence), with amino-acid sequence MHLSYLSLKSIIWYLEPNSRIQLSQRSPAFKSIDFQDPLQIEQLKINEHSLTINKTIYKLEVESSLGSRAIFDLDQLGSVDLTTVLEQRPEEILVDGRSFRWNGNSAVKLKDQSECEQIRQEAERISGIQDGEEKDRALNRFRRRALIYQGNFLRGYARTNPTAPQVTMIQIPISYCIRLTVGNLHTEIVGYTLKLHDAINYLARSLLGGRKNIKIRKLFLSCVGTIRIPANLDLQFKHLEVRGVNTDKIVKAFQPLIENLKDPLDIFEIIDKDFAQLTGPIYQSARLLVFNGTYQPYQLADKRNIRFTSALGIMEEYLGLYLDYWVNNRKEVGTCWTFELDQESEARVFLGVIKKDGRAEQCEESSVTFPIDKSAEIYIYIQEIEIGGVEQRNRWELNFTVRAKS; translated from the exons ATGCACTTGTCATATTTGTCTCTAAAATCGATTATCTGGTATCTTGAGCCAAATTCAAg AATCCAGCTATCCCAAAGATCCCCAGCGTTCAAGTCGATCGATTTTCAAGATCCACTCCAAATCGAGCAACTGAAGATCAACGAGCACAGCTTGACAATCAACAAGACTATCTACAAACTGGAAGTCGAGAGCTCATTGGGTTCTCGGGCGATCTTTGATCTTGATCAGTTAGGTTCTGTGGATCTTACCACAGTTTTGGAGCAACGTCCAGAAGAAATTTTAGTCGATGGGAGATCTTTCCGATGGAATGGAAACAGTGCAGTAAAACTGAAAGATCAATCGGAGTGTGAGCAGATCCGGCAAGAAGCGGAACGGATATCTGGGATTCAGGATGGAGAGGAAAAGGATAGAGCATTGAATAGATTCAGGAGAAGAGCACTGATCTACCAGGGCAATTTTCTTCGGGGTTATGCTCGAACTAATCCAACTGCTCCTCAAGTTACCATGATTCAAATTCCGATCTCCTACTGCATCAGGCTCACTGTCGGAAATCTTCACACGGAAATCGTAGGCTATACCTTGAAGCTTCATGACGCGATCAATTACCTTGCTAGGTCACTGTTGGGTGGTCGGAAGAATATTAAAATCAGAAAGCTTTTTCTAAGTTGTGTTGGAACTATCCGCATACCTGCGAACCTCGATCTTCAATTCAAACATCTAGAAGTTCGAGGAGTAAACACtgataaaattgtgaaagCCTTCCAACCACTCATTGAGAACCTGAAGGATCCACTGGATATCTTTGAGATTATTGATAAAGACTTTGCACAGCTCACAGGCCCCATTTATCAATCTGCACGTCTACTGGTGTTCAATGGCACATACCAACCTTATCAGCTTGCTGATAAAAGAAACATCCGCTTTACAAGCGCCTTAGGCATTATGGAAGAGTATTTAGGCCTTTATTTGGATTATTGGGTCAATAATCGGAAGGAAGTCGGTACGTGCTGGACGTTCGAGCTGGATCAGGAATCGGAAGCAAGAGTGTTCCTGGGAGTTATAAAGAAAGATGGTCGTGCTGAACA ATGTGAAGAGTCGAGCGTCACATTTCCGATCGACAAGTCTGCAGAGATCTATATTTATATTCAGGAGATTGAGATTGGAGGAGTGGAGCAGAGGAACAGATGGGAGCTGAATTTTACAGTCCGAGCAAAGAGCTGA
- the fbxb-47 gene encoding F-box domain-containing protein (Confirmed by transcript evidence) encodes MVAPSFPLFNLPQKNLKDVFCNMSVIQQTCISLISEKTRNLVREFHIFKQLQVCLDFIFLPDYHFYLKGSAKFIFIPHNRKFIARSSSGEHSNYSVPQFDAKSWLKHLIYIFNVTEIHSLRSRFFDWDLREPRLKMPKECLKNLKILNLSIGFTNKISLVVELYSAFQHIKKFSLRQYSHKPLDSTLLLELRHLLSKTNQQLCLNINLPLNELLLTSCSSIDIHRTQLTDKDINVFLKHWFAGLKPELEHFRVRKDGPAFNQKTILKGIPHEFASIGRKFKLFEMDSQVGGIDIDLGQDIKATLVFNHKPGIADFSVAVHNSKYFFC; translated from the exons ATGGTTGCACCatcttttcctcttttcaaTCTCCCCCAGAAAAACCTAAAGGACGTTTTTTGCAATATGTCCGTAATCcaaca aacgtgCATCTCACTGATATccgaaaaaacgagaaaccTTGTGAGAGAGTTTCATATCTTCAAACAACTTCAAGTATGCTTGGATTTTATCTTTTTGCCGGATTACCATTTTTATCTAAAAGGGAGcgcaaaatttattttcattcccCATAACAGGAAATTTATAGCCCGTAGTTCTTCCGGAGAGCACTCTAATTATTCTGTGCCACAGTTCGATGCCAAGAGTTGGTTAAAACATTTGATTTATATCTTCAACGTAACAGAAATTCATTCTCTACgttccagattttttgattgGGATTTAAGAGAGCCACGACTAAAAATGCCTAAAGAGTGTttaaaaaacctcaaaattttgaacctttCTATTGGTTTCACTAATAAAATTTCGCTTGTCGTCGAGCTCTACTCCGCATTTCAACATATAAAAAAGTTCAGTCTACGCCAATACTCTCATAAACCATTGGACTCAACTCTACTGCTGGAACTACGTCACCTTTTGTCCAAAACAAATCAGCAACTATGTTTAAATATAAACCTTCCGTTAAATGAGCTACTTCTCACGAGCTGCTCATCCATTGACATACACCGTACACAGTTAACAGACAAAGATATCAATGTGTTTTTGAAGCATTGGTTTGCCGGATTGAAACCAGAACTTGAACATTTCCGAGTTCGAAAAGACGGACCTGCATTCAACCAAAAAACTATTCTCAAAGGAATTCCTCATGAGTTTGCATCAATTggtagaaaattcaaactttttgaaatggatTCTCAAGTTGGAGGAATCGATATCGACTTGGGTCAAGACATCAAAGCAACGCTGGTTTTCAATCATAAACCTGGCATTGCAGATTTCTCAGTTGCTGTTCATAATtcgaagtattttttttgttga
- the fbxc-21 gene encoding F-box C protein (Confirmed by transcript evidence), whose translation MENSKWLEPVLRYLRAGTRFQLSERCPSIRPLEKNTVLHIKLLQLCQDAVNIDDSLLYEISVVEDHVHPIGLDLDEHCSIDMDIQVEQKQNEILIDNRSEELARANIDYEQNLITREKRRIANLPNEEERVKPRAALDRRTMIHQMKSLRLISSITNIPPLTVGLNPIEHHMSFSIHRTKSGNDGYLVKITTIHEERLTYDKKLHDAQFYILEKLFGGRSCINVLTLSIDSIGILRIPSNLNLKFQGLDCYEYEPDNILKALRPFLTPSVLPLKTLQICSVPEMPHPIVESAEELTLITKDRLITLTNLKVTVLSYDMKSVEEPAELIKKWLRDGKQIGTVFTLSSFKEIKSKILLDDVKRRFKEKIVRVEESNGDLTSVTLSMNDSAELVIQRDLVQNTWKVILKVQSSREEEI comes from the exons atggaaaattcaaaatggctGGAACCAGTGCTTCGATACTTGAGAGCAGGTACAAG ATTTCAACTCTCCGAACGTTGTCCATCGATTCGTCCTCTGGAGAAGAACACCGTGCTGCACATCAAACTGCTGCAGCTTTGTCAAGATGCAGTTAATATCGACGACAGTCTGCTCTACGAGATATCGGTTGTTGAGGATCATGTACACCCCATAGGATTAGATTTGGATGAACATTGCTCAATTGATATGGATATCCAAGTCgagcaaaaacaaaatgagataTTGATTGATAATCGGAGTGAGGAGCTAGCACGCGCGAATATTGATTACGAACAGAATCTTATCACTCGGGAGAAGCGGAGAATTGCAAACTTGCCAAATGAAGAAGAACGGGTAAAACCTCGTGCTGCTCTTGATAGAAGAACAATGATCCACCAGATGAAATCTCTTCGGCTGATCTCTAGTATAACTAATATTCCACCTCTTACCGTCGGCCTAAACCCCATCGAGCATCACATGAGTTTTTCTATACACAGAACTAAATCTGGCAATGACGGATACTTAGTTAAAATTACCACTATCCACGAAGAACGGCTAACCTACGATAAGAAACTTCACGATGCTCAGTTCTACATCCTTGAGAAGCTGTTTGGGGGAAGAAGCTGCATCAATGTCCTCACACTGAGTATTGACTCCATTGGCATTCTCCGTATACCTTCCAACTtgaatttgaagtttcaagGTTTGGACTGCTATGAATATGAGCCtgacaacattttgaaagcGCTTCGTCCGTTTCTTACACCATCAGTCCTTCCACTGAAAACTTTGCAAATCTGTTCAGTTCCAGAAATGCCACACCCAATTGTCGAAAGTGCTGAGGAACTGACGCTTATAACAAAGGACAGGTTGATAACGCTGACCAACTTGAAAGTCACTGTCTTGAGCTATGATATGAAGTCAGTAGAAGAGCCCGCGGAGcttatcaaaaaatggttGAGAGACGGAAAACAGATTGGAACTGTGTTCACACTCTCAAGctttaaagaaattaaatcaaaaatactgTTAGATGATGTGAAGAGGAGATTCAAGGAAAAAATCGTTCGAGTAGAAGA ATCAAACGGGGATCTCACCAGTGTCACCCTATCGATGAACGACTCTGCGGAGCTAGTGATCCAACGCGATCTAGTTCAAAATACTTGGAAAGTGATTTTAAAGGTGCAATCAAGTCGCGAAGAAGAAATATGA